A segment of the Bordetella flabilis genome:
CTTGATGACCTTGGGGTCCTTCAGGGCCACGACGGCAGCGTCGCGCAGCTTGTTGACCACCGCCATGGGCGTGCCGGCGGGCGCCAGCAGGCCGTACCACACCGGCTGGTTCAGCACCGGATAGCCGACTTCGGCGAAGGTCGGTACGTTAGGCAACGTCGCGATGCGCTTGGGCCATGCCACCGCCAGCGCATTGAGGGCCTTGGCCTGGATCTGCGGCATGGAGGAAGGGAGGTTGTCGAACAGAACCTCGATCTGCCCGCCGACGGCATCCGACAGGGCCGGACCGGAACCCTTGTACGGCACGTGAACCATGTCGGTGCCCGTGGCCTGCTTGAACGATTCGCCCATCAGGTGCAGCACGCCGCAGGTACCCGAACTGCCGTACGAATACTTGCCCGGGTTCTTCTTCAGGACTTCCAGGAACTCCTTGAAGTCCTTGACGGGCATCTTCTTCGGATTCACCGACACCACGTTCGCCGTGTTGGCGAAGTTGGTCACGGGCTGGAAATCCTTGATCGGATCGTAGGGCAGGTCGTTGGGCCGGCAGGCCGGGTTCACCGCCATGGTGGAGACCGTGGCGATGGACAGCGTGTAGCCGTCCGGTGCGGCCTTGGCGGCTTCCGCCGCCCCGATGGCGCCACCGGCGCCGCCTTTATTCTCGACCACCATGGGCTGGCCGAGCTCCTGGCTCATGCGCTGCGTCACCAGGCGGGCAATGATATCCGTGGAGCCGCCGGCAGCGAACGGCACGATCACGCGGATGGCGTGGCTCGGAAAGGTATCGGCGGCCTGGGCGGATGCGGCCAGGGTGCCGGCACCCAGTGCGATGGCGGCCGCCAGCGTGTGGATTTTCATCATCGAAGTAGTTCCTCCTGTTTCTTCAACCCGCCCGTTGCGGGCTGATTTGATTCTGGGCGCGCTTGTCCTCGCCTTATGGGGAGATGCGCGCTCCTGCACGATCGCGCAGGATAGCAGCATTTTTTTACAGCGGGTACTGGGGCCTGCTCCGCTTCAG
Coding sequences within it:
- a CDS encoding tripartite tricarboxylate transporter substrate binding protein BugE: MMKIHTLAAAIALGAGTLAASAQAADTFPSHAIRVIVPFAAGGSTDIIARLVTQRMSQELGQPMVVENKGGAGGAIGAAEAAKAAPDGYTLSIATVSTMAVNPACRPNDLPYDPIKDFQPVTNFANTANVVSVNPKKMPVKDFKEFLEVLKKNPGKYSYGSSGTCGVLHLMGESFKQATGTDMVHVPYKGSGPALSDAVGGQIEVLFDNLPSSMPQIQAKALNALAVAWPKRIATLPNVPTFAEVGYPVLNQPVWYGLLAPAGTPMAVVNKLRDAAVVALKDPKVIKALDEQGSAPSGNTPEEFAKEIKDQYDWAREVVKKGNIKLE